One genomic segment of Streptomyces sp. NBC_00239 includes these proteins:
- a CDS encoding HelD family protein, producing the protein MNDPAARAIESERDYVSSLYELLTERLSEARTHRASVLKAPAESAGEAYEREIAAERLAKEIGRLEGAEKGLVFGRIDRTDGTALRIGRIGLHTEEDDLPLLVDWRANAARPFYEATPVHPMDLRRRRHLRLEERTVISVSDELLDGTAPTDEDVVGDGPLTEALSARRTGRMHAAVATLQTEQDEVVRSAHRGVTVVQGGPGTGKTVVALHRAAYVLYAFPRAAEEGVLVVGPNARFLDYISRVLPSLGENDVVLATCRELAGVSTDTVDPFDTARLKGGSDLADALAALLRAHQAPAGDFTVRVGRDLVHLSGEEVARARDAAVAAAPGHNPARQVFKELLVDSVTDAMQRDMGDLLEQIDADSERMTGIDLDRFTGAAQHRAEGAADSGPVHELDLDAIRADLLDDAGVDRAVEVLWPRLVPGDLVKALLTDAGALAEHLPRMTAQERSLLLRGPDDPWTDADVPLLDEAASLVDGPPEQTYGHVVVDEAQELTAMQWRMIVRRCPARAMTLVGDFAQAGPVATARDWKEALSPHVGPRFKLHHLTVSYRTTQEILESVRDLLTRIAPDQKPTRSLRSGERPRTVTTPPDGSAAAVVQELRAQSTAHPGELLGVICADTRVNELTARGIAHHARIVPASEARGLEFDGVVVMYPEEIITARPGGERDLYVALTRATKRLCTITVQPA; encoded by the coding sequence ATGAACGACCCCGCTGCGCGTGCGATTGAATCGGAGCGGGATTACGTTTCCTCCTTATACGAGTTGCTCACCGAGCGGCTTTCCGAGGCGCGAACACACCGAGCGAGTGTGCTGAAGGCCCCGGCGGAAAGCGCGGGTGAGGCATACGAGAGAGAAATCGCCGCCGAGCGTCTGGCCAAGGAAATCGGCCGGCTGGAGGGCGCCGAAAAAGGGCTGGTCTTCGGGCGCATCGACCGGACGGACGGCACGGCCCTGCGCATCGGGCGGATCGGACTGCATACGGAGGAGGACGACCTGCCTCTGCTCGTGGACTGGCGCGCGAACGCGGCGCGGCCCTTCTACGAGGCGACACCGGTCCACCCGATGGACCTGAGGCGGCGCCGGCACCTGCGCCTCGAGGAACGCACGGTCATCTCGGTGAGCGACGAACTGCTGGACGGGACCGCCCCGACCGACGAGGACGTCGTGGGGGACGGCCCGTTGACCGAGGCTCTGTCGGCACGGCGTACGGGCAGGATGCACGCGGCCGTCGCGACGCTGCAAACCGAGCAGGACGAGGTCGTCCGCTCCGCCCACCGCGGGGTGACCGTGGTGCAGGGCGGGCCCGGCACCGGCAAGACGGTGGTCGCCCTGCACCGGGCGGCCTATGTCCTGTACGCGTTCCCGCGCGCCGCGGAGGAGGGCGTCCTGGTGGTGGGCCCGAACGCCCGGTTCCTCGACTACATCTCCCGGGTCCTTCCCTCGCTCGGAGAGAACGACGTCGTTCTGGCGACCTGCCGGGAACTGGCCGGAGTGTCCACGGACACGGTGGACCCGTTCGATACGGCGCGTCTCAAGGGCGGTTCCGACCTCGCCGACGCCTTGGCCGCCCTGCTGCGCGCCCACCAAGCCCCCGCCGGTGACTTCACCGTGCGGGTCGGAAGGGACCTGGTTCACCTGTCCGGAGAGGAAGTCGCCAGGGCACGCGACGCCGCCGTGGCAGCCGCACCCGGACACAACCCCGCGCGCCAGGTGTTCAAGGAGCTCTTGGTCGACTCCGTCACCGACGCGATGCAACGGGACATGGGCGACCTCCTGGAGCAGATCGACGCCGATTCCGAAAGGATGACGGGCATCGACCTCGACCGGTTCACGGGAGCCGCCCAGCACCGTGCCGAAGGTGCGGCCGACTCGGGCCCCGTCCACGAGCTGGACCTGGACGCCATCCGCGCCGATCTCCTCGACGACGCCGGCGTCGACCGAGCGGTTGAGGTGTTGTGGCCGCGACTGGTACCCGGTGACCTCGTGAAGGCGCTCCTGACGGACGCCGGCGCTCTCGCCGAGCACCTGCCCCGCATGACCGCGCAGGAGCGGTCCCTTCTGCTGCGCGGTCCGGACGACCCGTGGACCGATGCCGATGTGCCGTTGCTGGACGAGGCGGCGAGCCTGGTCGACGGCCCACCCGAGCAGACGTACGGGCACGTCGTCGTCGACGAGGCGCAGGAACTGACCGCCATGCAGTGGCGGATGATCGTCCGCCGCTGCCCGGCACGGGCGATGACGCTGGTGGGCGACTTCGCCCAGGCCGGCCCGGTCGCGACAGCACGCGACTGGAAGGAAGCACTGAGCCCCCACGTCGGACCGCGGTTCAAACTGCACCACCTGACCGTCAGCTACCGCACCACGCAGGAGATCCTGGAGAGCGTCCGGGACCTGCTCACGCGGATCGCTCCCGACCAGAAGCCCACACGGTCCCTGCGCAGCGGCGAGCGCCCCCGCACCGTGACCACACCCCCGGACGGGTCGGCCGCCGCCGTCGTCCAGGAACTCCGCGCCCAGAGCACCGCGCACCCGGGCGAGCTCCTGGGAGTGATCTGCGCGGACACCAGAGTGAACGAGCTGACGGCCCGAGGCATTGCCCACCACGCCCGCATCGTGCCGGCGTCCGAAGCGCGCGGCCTGGAATTCGACGGGGTCGTCGTCATGTACCCCGAGGAAATCATCACGGCCCGCCCCGGTGGGGAGAGGGACTTGTACGTAGCCCTGACCCGGGCCACCAAGCGCCTGTGCACCATCACCGTCCAGCCCGCCTGA
- a CDS encoding sensor histidine kinase, whose translation MIKGLRPLLRGSTYSGMLFAYCGALASLPLVPFALLPALAWPSAPYGVQAVLVLLVWAALIGLVGLARTTRRALIAFARRLLRVPLPDPVTTRRPTSSRGTRPTPPTPAPAVPSGADHWRTPLWLLLHVALGWTGALASGVLILMGMALPGGWLGAEAGLSLFGRSLRSDGGGWRSWVVALGCLLLAAVVCAVVTSALRWLAPRLLGPSAAEQLALMAEREQRLAERNRLAHELHDSIGHTLTATTIQAAVAGEVLSADPVAARAALRSIEESARAALEDLDYVLGVLREEKAETAPTRTLADLPELLDRLRHAGAVLEVELSGETAQVRGALSRAAYRILQEGLTNALRHGTGGPIGVRVAVAPDLLELGVVNGAGAGMRTGADVFRTSGHGLPGLAERVRLLHGEIEAGPDGPQHWRLAVRLPVRVSA comes from the coding sequence ATGATCAAGGGACTCCGGCCGCTGCTGCGCGGCTCCACGTACTCGGGCATGCTGTTCGCCTATTGCGGCGCGTTGGCGAGCCTTCCACTGGTGCCTTTCGCACTGCTGCCGGCACTGGCGTGGCCCTCCGCTCCCTACGGAGTGCAGGCCGTCCTGGTCCTCCTGGTCTGGGCGGCACTGATCGGTCTGGTCGGGCTGGCCCGCACCACGCGGCGGGCGCTGATCGCGTTCGCCCGCCGACTTCTGCGGGTGCCGTTGCCGGACCCTGTGACCACACGCCGGCCCACGAGCTCCCGCGGCACCCGGCCGACTCCTCCCACTCCGGCCCCTGCCGTGCCGTCCGGCGCCGACCATTGGCGGACTCCCCTCTGGCTGCTGCTGCACGTAGCACTGGGGTGGACCGGGGCACTGGCGAGCGGTGTGCTGATCCTCATGGGCATGGCCCTCCCCGGGGGTTGGCTCGGCGCCGAAGCCGGGCTGAGTCTGTTCGGCCGGTCGCTGCGGTCCGACGGCGGAGGATGGCGGAGCTGGGTGGTGGCCCTCGGCTGCCTGCTGCTGGCGGCGGTCGTGTGCGCGGTGGTGACGAGCGCGCTGCGCTGGCTGGCGCCGAGGCTCTTGGGTCCTTCGGCGGCCGAACAGCTCGCGCTGATGGCCGAGCGGGAGCAGCGGCTTGCCGAACGCAACAGGCTGGCCCACGAGCTGCACGACTCGATCGGGCACACGCTGACCGCGACCACGATCCAGGCGGCGGTGGCGGGCGAGGTGCTCTCCGCCGACCCGGTGGCGGCGCGAGCCGCGCTGCGCAGCATCGAGGAGTCGGCCAGGGCCGCGCTGGAGGACCTGGATTACGTACTGGGCGTACTGCGCGAGGAGAAGGCGGAGACGGCACCGACCCGGACCCTGGCCGACCTGCCCGAGCTGCTCGACCGGTTGCGGCACGCGGGCGCGGTGCTGGAGGTGGAGCTGTCGGGCGAGACGGCGCAGGTGCGGGGGGCGCTCTCCCGGGCCGCGTACCGGATTCTCCAGGAAGGGCTGACGAACGCGTTGCGGCACGGGACGGGCGGTCCGATCGGGGTCCGGGTGGCGGTCGCGCCGGACCTGCTGGAACTCGGTGTGGTCAACGGGGCGGGCGCGGGCATGCGTACGGGCGCGGATGTCTTCCGAACGTCCGGGCACGGCCTGCCCGGGCTGGCCGAGCGCGTGCGGCTGCTGCACGGTGAGATCGAGGCCGGCCCGGACGGACCGCAGCACTGGCGGCTGGCGGTCCGGCTGCCGGTACGGGTGTCGGCATGA
- a CDS encoding DUF4190 domain-containing protein, which translates to MSPNHTASTGAAEADPYSRGPQGLGYGMRPPGGNNGLAGAAMVLGVIGLSTSVVFIGGLFGGVGLILGVVALTTAKRTGTGRAKALTGVVTSAIAIVVSVLVAVFLVWYANETQECYRPDGVRQYTQCVRQQLTGN; encoded by the coding sequence ATGTCGCCGAATCACACGGCATCGACTGGGGCCGCTGAGGCGGACCCGTATTCCCGCGGCCCTCAGGGCCTCGGCTACGGCATGCGGCCTCCGGGCGGCAACAACGGCCTGGCCGGGGCCGCCATGGTGTTGGGCGTCATCGGCTTGAGCACGTCGGTCGTCTTCATCGGTGGCCTGTTCGGCGGCGTCGGCCTGATCCTGGGCGTCGTCGCCCTGACGACGGCCAAGCGGACCGGTACCGGCCGGGCCAAGGCGCTCACCGGCGTGGTGACGTCGGCCATCGCGATCGTGGTGTCCGTCCTGGTCGCCGTCTTCCTCGTCTGGTACGCCAACGAGACGCAGGAGTGCTACCGGCCCGACGGCGTCCGGCAGTACACGCAGTGCGTGCGCCAGCAGCTCACCGGGAATTGA
- a CDS encoding alpha/beta hydrolase, protein MAAGAVATFLSALTPATASSVPDSSVSEASTAKDPLWQYAQQTPRWQRCDAKNPATHQCATLKVPLDYGDPGGKQTHIAISRLRAGSVKERRGVLLLNPGGPGGPGLNLPVGPELSIPPAVKRQYDLIGFDPRGVGQSSPVGCGLTRDEQDAEPAYRAETFAKDVRRARAVAAKCRAREGDRLRHLTTRNTARDMDVIRAVLGEEKISYLGFSYGTYLGAVYAQMFPRRADRFVLDSAVDPAGYGRGMFRSMAQATEPAFVRWSAWAARRHATYRLGRTPAEVRKTFWDLVARADRRPIDDNGTLLTGDGIRAGRATFFRVRKAAEWVAGLKRTAGSGKPDPSGTPRPTPTPTPAPAPTPTPAPAPPPAPTASAFGRDVPPDNEAASAWTVLCADTRGSWPRDTEQYRGDAIRDRARYPLYGDFASTIKPCAFWTPGSEPATTVDNSSRVLIVQNEWDSQTPLAGARAMHRALRGSRMVTVAGGEGHIVNGTNSCADKSATVYLTTGRLPAEDLTCRASPRP, encoded by the coding sequence ATGGCCGCCGGCGCCGTGGCAACTTTCCTGTCGGCACTGACACCTGCAACTGCCTCTTCCGTACCCGATTCTTCTGTGTCCGAGGCCTCGACGGCCAAGGACCCTCTGTGGCAGTACGCGCAACAGACGCCACGGTGGCAGCGATGCGACGCGAAGAACCCCGCCACCCATCAGTGCGCGACGCTCAAGGTGCCGCTGGACTACGGCGATCCCGGAGGCAAGCAGACCCACATCGCGATATCCCGGCTGAGGGCAGGCAGCGTGAAGGAGCGTCGCGGTGTTCTGCTGCTCAACCCCGGCGGCCCCGGCGGGCCGGGACTGAATCTGCCGGTCGGACCGGAGCTGAGCATCCCCCCGGCGGTGAAGAGGCAGTACGACCTCATCGGATTCGACCCGCGGGGTGTCGGGCAGAGCTCCCCCGTCGGCTGCGGTCTGACGCGCGACGAGCAGGACGCGGAGCCCGCGTACCGGGCCGAGACCTTCGCGAAGGACGTGCGGCGGGCACGCGCGGTGGCCGCCAAGTGCCGGGCCCGGGAGGGCGACAGGCTGCGGCACCTCACCACCCGCAACACCGCTCGGGACATGGACGTCATCCGTGCCGTGCTGGGCGAGGAGAAGATCTCCTACCTCGGCTTCTCGTACGGCACCTACCTCGGCGCCGTCTACGCGCAGATGTTCCCGCGGCGCGCCGACCGGTTCGTACTGGACAGTGCGGTGGACCCGGCGGGGTACGGGCGGGGCATGTTCCGGAGCATGGCGCAGGCGACCGAGCCCGCCTTCGTGCGGTGGAGCGCATGGGCCGCCCGGCGGCACGCGACGTACCGCCTGGGCCGCACCCCGGCCGAGGTCCGCAAGACCTTCTGGGACCTGGTCGCCCGGGCCGACCGCAGGCCCATCGACGACAACGGGACCCTCCTCACCGGGGACGGCATCCGCGCCGGGCGCGCCACGTTCTTCCGCGTCCGGAAGGCCGCCGAATGGGTCGCCGGGCTGAAGCGGACGGCCGGGAGCGGAAAGCCGGACCCGTCCGGCACACCTCGGCCGACCCCGACCCCGACCCCGGCCCCGGCCCCGACTCCGACCCCGGCCCCGGCCCCGCCCCCGGCCCCGACCGCGTCGGCTTTCGGCCGTGACGTTCCCCCGGACAACGAGGCCGCGAGCGCCTGGACTGTCCTGTGCGCCGACACCCGCGGATCGTGGCCGCGCGATACCGAGCAGTACCGCGGTGACGCCATCCGCGACAGGGCCCGGTATCCGCTGTACGGCGACTTCGCGTCCACCATCAAGCCGTGCGCCTTCTGGACGCCGGGCAGCGAGCCCGCGACCACGGTGGACAACAGCAGCAGAGTGCTGATCGTGCAGAACGAGTGGGACTCCCAGACGCCCCTGGCCGGCGCCCGGGCCATGCACCGGGCCCTGCGCGGTTCCCGGATGGTCACCGTCGCCGGCGGAGAGGGGCACATCGTCAACGGCACCAACTCCTGTGCGGACAAGAGCGCCACGGTCTACCTGACCACGGGCAGGCTCCCGGCCGAGGACCTGACCTGCCGAGCGTCTCCCAGGCCGTAG
- a CDS encoding GNAT family N-acetyltransferase: MTANHASPEPSAVRLPSYTRADQDEILGGGDDPFGVAAVGLTWLPKEEHFGIRHGDRLVAHAGLRRLPVALGTAETEMIGVGGVAVAPDVRGRGLARLVVAAALDHARTMGPEHALLFCRPVLVPLYQRLGWHPLGRDVRVEQPEDRVVTMPLHTMTTPLRDDAHWPPGPVRLLSLPM, from the coding sequence ATGACTGCGAACCACGCCTCCCCGGAACCGAGCGCCGTACGGCTCCCCTCGTACACGAGGGCGGATCAGGACGAGATCCTCGGAGGTGGCGACGATCCGTTCGGTGTTGCCGCGGTCGGCTTGACCTGGCTACCCAAGGAGGAACACTTCGGCATCCGACACGGCGACCGGCTCGTGGCGCACGCCGGGCTGCGCCGGCTGCCGGTCGCGCTCGGCACGGCCGAGACCGAGATGATCGGCGTCGGCGGAGTGGCCGTCGCGCCCGACGTACGAGGCCGGGGCCTGGCCCGGCTCGTGGTCGCAGCGGCACTCGACCACGCCCGCACGATGGGCCCCGAGCACGCGCTCCTGTTCTGCCGACCCGTTCTCGTGCCGCTGTACCAGCGCCTCGGATGGCACCCGCTCGGCCGGGACGTACGCGTCGAGCAACCCGAAGACCGTGTGGTGACCATGCCGTTGCACACCATGACCACGCCCCTGCGCGACGACGCGCACTGGCCTCCAGGCCCGGTCCGTCTGCTCTCCCTCCCCATGTGA
- a CDS encoding pentapeptide repeat-containing protein gives MATCADLRGANLIGANLSGVDLTGVDLSGADLTDVDLTRAHLAKANLSKADLTGANVTGADLTGARLDGATLKGVRGLPASVR, from the coding sequence GTGGCCACGTGTGCCGACCTGCGGGGCGCCAACCTCATCGGTGCGAACCTCTCGGGAGTTGATCTCACCGGCGTGGACCTGTCCGGGGCGGATCTCACCGACGTCGACCTCACGCGGGCCCACCTCGCCAAGGCCAACCTTTCCAAAGCCGACCTCACGGGCGCGAATGTGACGGGCGCCGACCTCACGGGCGCCCGGCTCGACGGCGCCACGCTCAAGGGCGTGCGCGGCCTCCCGGCCTCCGTGCGCTGA
- the galE gene encoding UDP-glucose 4-epimerase GalE has protein sequence MTTVLIAGGAGYIGSTVASACLDAGITPVILDNLVRGRREFTEGRTFYEGDISDGPLIDRIFAEHPDISAVVHCAALIVVPDSVADPIGYYDANVAKSLAFVGHLHRNGCDRIIFSSSASIYQAEDGSAVNEDSPLAPQSPYARTKAVCEEMFADISVAGPRVLSLRYFNPVGADPELRTGLQLKRPSHALGVLIQAHREARPFPITGTNYPTRDGTGIRDYVHVWDLAAAHIAAIERFDSILTDSKRSIAINLGTGSGTTVRELCDAFNNVVTTPLATVDTDPRPGDVAGGYTKSDRAAELLGWTPKLSLEDGIRSALEWIPVRDKLLQD, from the coding sequence GTGACAACCGTCCTCATCGCCGGGGGAGCCGGCTACATCGGCAGCACCGTGGCCTCGGCCTGCCTGGACGCGGGCATCACCCCCGTGATCCTCGACAACCTCGTTCGAGGGCGGAGGGAGTTCACCGAGGGCCGCACCTTCTACGAGGGCGACATCTCCGACGGCCCGCTGATCGACCGGATCTTCGCCGAGCACCCCGACATCTCCGCCGTGGTGCACTGCGCGGCCCTGATCGTCGTGCCGGACTCCGTCGCGGACCCGATCGGGTACTACGACGCGAACGTCGCGAAGTCCCTGGCCTTCGTCGGCCACCTGCACCGCAACGGGTGCGACCGCATCATCTTCAGCAGTTCGGCCTCCATCTACCAGGCCGAGGACGGCTCTGCCGTCAACGAAGACTCTCCGCTGGCCCCACAGAGCCCCTACGCCCGGACCAAGGCCGTGTGCGAGGAGATGTTCGCCGACATCTCCGTGGCCGGGCCGCGCGTCCTGTCCCTGCGGTACTTCAACCCCGTCGGAGCCGACCCCGAACTGCGCACCGGTCTCCAACTCAAGCGGCCCAGCCACGCCCTGGGCGTCCTCATCCAGGCGCACCGGGAAGCCCGCCCGTTCCCGATCACCGGCACGAACTACCCCACCCGCGACGGCACGGGCATCCGGGACTACGTGCACGTGTGGGACCTCGCCGCAGCCCACATCGCCGCGATCGAACGCTTCGACTCCATCCTCACCGACTCCAAGCGCTCGATCGCGATCAACCTGGGCACCGGTTCCGGCACCACCGTCCGGGAACTGTGCGACGCCTTCAACAACGTCGTCACCACACCCCTGGCCACCGTGGACACCGACCCGCGCCCCGGTGACGTCGCCGGCGGCTACACCAAGAGCGACCGCGCAGCCGAACTGCTCGGATGGACACCGAAGCTGTCCCTGGAAGACGGCATCCGCTCCGCCCTGGAATGGATCCCGGTCCGCGACAAGCTGCTCCAGGACTGA
- the ligA gene encoding NAD-dependent DNA ligase LigA: MTFMTENSALLSPAAYAEAVTTALAASAAYYGDGTTPLGDDEYDGLLRAITAYEESHPDEVLAESPTGKVAGGAVQGDVPHSVPMLSLDNVFDADGLAEWAAGLERRLGHPVAGWCVEPKLDGLAVAARYRGGRLVQVLTRGDGLAGEDITHAADAVLGLPPVLTRPIDVELGGEVLLTTTQFEEANRIRLDHDATPFAHPRSGAAGTLRAKDRPYRIELTFFAYGAIGLGEIGHVALLENLAVLGANTAASTAAAPMRCETLEQAQERIDVIAGLRAELPFGIDGVVVKADTAEDQRQAGNGSRAPRWAVARKLAAEHKVTRLLAVEWNVGRTGIIAPRAVLEPVVIDGVTVTYATLHNPSDITRRGLMIGDQVFVYRAGDVIPRVEAPLVDQRTGAESPIVFPEACPRCGDAIDASEQRWRCVRGRSCQAVASVIYAAGRDQLDIEGLGGTRAIQLVETGLVKDVADLFTLTREQLLGLERMGETSAANLLAAIETARGAALSRVFCALGVRGTGRTMSRRIAAHFGSMAAIRAADADMLAGVDGIGTEKARVIAAELVELAPLLDKLQAQRVGTQVTEPEKPATEGDDGEGSAGGPLAGQAVVVTGSMTGPLAVLSRNEMNELIERAGGKASSSVSKRTTLVVAGEKAGSKRTKAEELGIRILDPEEFADLVAGLLPTS, translated from the coding sequence ATGACCTTCATGACGGAAAACAGTGCCCTGCTCTCTCCTGCCGCCTACGCGGAGGCCGTGACCACCGCCCTGGCGGCGTCGGCCGCGTACTACGGCGACGGGACCACCCCGCTCGGTGACGACGAGTACGACGGGCTGCTGCGCGCCATCACGGCCTACGAGGAATCCCACCCGGACGAGGTGCTTGCCGAGTCGCCGACCGGGAAGGTGGCGGGCGGCGCCGTACAGGGTGACGTGCCGCACTCGGTGCCGATGCTCTCCCTCGACAACGTCTTCGACGCCGACGGGCTCGCCGAGTGGGCCGCAGGGCTGGAACGGCGTCTCGGGCACCCCGTGGCCGGGTGGTGCGTGGAGCCGAAGCTCGACGGCCTCGCGGTGGCCGCCCGGTACCGGGGCGGTCGTCTCGTTCAGGTCCTCACCCGCGGCGACGGCCTGGCCGGCGAGGACATCACCCACGCCGCCGACGCCGTCCTCGGCCTGCCCCCGGTGCTCACCCGGCCGATCGACGTCGAGTTGGGCGGCGAGGTGCTGCTGACGACCACGCAGTTCGAGGAGGCCAACCGGATCCGGCTCGACCACGATGCCACGCCCTTCGCACACCCGCGCAGCGGAGCGGCCGGCACCCTGCGGGCCAAGGACCGCCCCTACCGGATCGAGTTGACCTTCTTCGCGTACGGTGCGATCGGCCTGGGCGAGATCGGCCACGTCGCTCTGCTGGAGAACCTGGCCGTGCTCGGCGCGAACACGGCCGCCAGCACGGCCGCCGCTCCGATGCGGTGCGAGACCTTGGAGCAGGCGCAGGAACGCATCGACGTGATCGCAGGTCTGCGCGCAGAGCTGCCGTTCGGGATCGACGGTGTCGTCGTCAAGGCCGACACGGCCGAGGACCAGCGGCAGGCCGGCAACGGCTCGCGCGCCCCGAGGTGGGCGGTGGCCCGGAAACTGGCGGCCGAGCACAAGGTGACGCGCCTGCTGGCGGTGGAGTGGAACGTCGGCAGGACCGGGATCATCGCCCCGCGCGCCGTCCTGGAGCCCGTGGTCATCGACGGGGTGACGGTCACCTACGCCACGCTTCACAATCCGTCGGACATCACCCGTCGCGGGCTCATGATCGGCGACCAGGTGTTCGTGTACCGGGCCGGCGACGTGATCCCCCGGGTCGAGGCACCGCTGGTCGACCAGCGCACCGGTGCCGAGAGCCCGATCGTCTTCCCCGAGGCGTGCCCCCGCTGTGGCGACGCGATCGACGCCTCCGAGCAGCGGTGGCGGTGCGTGCGCGGCCGGAGCTGTCAGGCCGTGGCCTCGGTGATCTACGCGGCCGGCCGGGACCAGCTCGACATCGAAGGGCTCGGCGGCACGCGCGCGATCCAGCTGGTGGAGACCGGTCTGGTCAAGGACGTCGCCGACCTGTTCACGCTGACCCGCGAGCAGCTCCTCGGTCTGGAGCGGATGGGCGAGACCAGCGCCGCCAACCTCCTGGCCGCGATCGAGACGGCACGCGGGGCCGCATTGAGCCGCGTGTTCTGCGCCCTCGGTGTCCGCGGCACCGGGCGTACGATGTCCCGCCGGATCGCCGCGCACTTCGGCTCGATGGCCGCGATCCGGGCCGCCGACGCGGACATGCTGGCCGGGGTCGACGGGATCGGCACCGAGAAGGCCCGCGTCATCGCGGCCGAACTCGTCGAACTCGCCCCGCTCCTCGACAAGCTCCAGGCCCAGCGGGTCGGCACGCAGGTCACCGAGCCGGAGAAGCCCGCGACCGAAGGAGACGATGGCGAGGGCTCGGCGGGCGGCCCGCTGGCCGGACAGGCCGTCGTGGTGACCGGCTCCATGACCGGCCCCCTCGCGGTGTTGTCCCGGAACGAGATGAACGAGCTGATCGAGCGGGCGGGCGGAAAGGCATCGTCGTCGGTGTCGAAGCGCACCACCCTCGTGGTGGCGGGCGAGAAGGCCGGCTCCAAACGCACCAAGGCCGAGGAGCTGGGCATCCGCATCCTCGACCCCGAGGAATTCGCCGACCTCGTCGCCGGCCTCCTCCCCACCTCTTAG
- a CDS encoding IMP dehydrogenase, with product MAQVIAEVSRTFNEFLLLPNRTRTDCSPATVNLRTPLVRHAVGESSAIELGSPFTSAIMQAVSTPELAIALARNGGLSFLHHNQSIQDQAAAVRQVKNFKAGFVTSDTNVRPDDSLSHLVAVMQRTGHSTAAVTHDGSATGRLLGLVTSRDFHPQRHDLDGPVSGRMTAIAELPHAAADTTLSEANARLWDQRLDCLPVLDAEGHLQYLVFRSDYADNKRFPNQAVDSAKRLRVGAGINTHDYRERVPALLEAGADALCFDSSDGYSDWQAQALTWVKKHYPEIPTGGGNVVDGEAFTFLAEAGADFVKVGVGGGSICITRDQKGIGRGQASAVLDVAAARDAFRDRTGAYVPICSDGGLVHDYHVALALAMGADFVMMGRYFARFDQAAGAKLPTRDGFVKEYWGEGSNRARNWQRYGQGGQGLIFEEGVDGYVPYAGDLNEGLAVTIAKLKTTMVSCGSTTLPEFQSTARLTLVSDQSFQESHANVTLRDTPPTVA from the coding sequence GTGGCACAGGTCATCGCCGAGGTCTCAAGGACGTTCAACGAGTTTCTTCTCTTGCCCAACCGGACCCGGACCGACTGCTCGCCCGCGACGGTCAACCTGCGCACGCCCCTGGTGCGGCACGCCGTCGGAGAGTCGTCGGCGATCGAACTCGGCTCCCCGTTCACGTCCGCGATCATGCAGGCCGTCAGCACACCGGAACTCGCCATCGCACTCGCACGCAACGGCGGTCTGAGCTTCCTGCACCACAATCAGTCGATCCAGGACCAGGCCGCGGCCGTCCGACAGGTGAAGAACTTCAAGGCCGGATTCGTCACCAGCGACACCAACGTCCGCCCCGACGACAGCCTGAGCCACCTGGTCGCCGTCATGCAACGCACCGGCCACAGCACCGCCGCGGTCACCCACGACGGCAGCGCCACCGGCCGCCTGCTCGGCCTGGTGACCTCCCGCGACTTCCACCCCCAGCGCCACGACCTCGACGGACCGGTGAGCGGTCGGATGACCGCCATCGCCGAACTCCCGCACGCCGCAGCCGACACCACGCTCTCCGAAGCCAACGCCCGACTGTGGGACCAACGGCTCGACTGCCTCCCCGTGCTCGACGCCGAGGGCCACCTGCAGTACCTGGTCTTCCGATCCGACTACGCGGACAACAAGCGCTTCCCGAACCAAGCCGTCGACAGCGCCAAGCGCCTGCGCGTGGGCGCCGGCATCAACACCCACGACTACCGGGAGCGCGTTCCCGCCCTGCTGGAGGCCGGTGCCGACGCCCTGTGCTTCGACTCCTCCGACGGCTACAGCGACTGGCAGGCGCAAGCCCTGACCTGGGTGAAGAAGCACTACCCGGAGATCCCGACCGGTGGCGGGAACGTGGTCGACGGCGAGGCGTTCACCTTCCTCGCCGAGGCCGGTGCGGACTTCGTCAAGGTCGGCGTGGGCGGCGGCTCCATCTGCATCACCCGCGATCAGAAGGGCATAGGCCGCGGCCAGGCCAGCGCGGTCCTGGACGTCGCCGCCGCCCGGGACGCCTTCCGCGATCGCACCGGCGCGTACGTACCGATCTGCTCTGACGGCGGGCTGGTCCACGACTACCACGTGGCCCTGGCACTGGCGATGGGAGCCGACTTCGTCATGATGGGGCGTTACTTCGCCCGCTTCGACCAGGCGGCCGGCGCGAAGCTCCCCACCCGGGACGGCTTCGTGAAGGAGTACTGGGGCGAGGGCTCGAACCGCGCCCGCAACTGGCAGCGCTACGGACAAGGAGGCCAGGGCCTGATCTTCGAAGAAGGCGTCGACGGCTACGTCCCCTACGCCGGAGACCTCAACGAAGGGCTCGCCGTGACCATCGCCAAACTCAAGACCACGATGGTGTCCTGCGGCTCCACCACCCTTCCGGAGTTCCAGTCCACGGCCCGGCTGACCCTGGTCTCAGACCAGAGCTTCCAGGAGAGCCACGCCAACGTCACCCTGCGGGACACCCCGCCGACCGTCGCCTGA